A genomic region of Magnolia sinica isolate HGM2019 chromosome 6, MsV1, whole genome shotgun sequence contains the following coding sequences:
- the LOC131249477 gene encoding egg cell-secreted protein 1.1-like, whose product MKNAGGISMVMLIAIMVSSATLRAALAVQHEEHKQIHSRPPLIEKKGQSCWSSLSNIPGCTVEVLKAILQLNIDLGPDCCKAIVHIGKNCWAEIFGFLPFNPMLPSVMEKYCYTVYGIHALH is encoded by the coding sequence ATGAAGAATGCAGGAGGCATTTCAATGGTCATGCTCATAGCTATCATGGTCTCATCGGCAACGCTGCGGGCCGCGCTTGCGGTGCAACATGAAGAACATAAACAAATCCATTCAAGGCCACCACTTATAGAAAAAAAGGGACAAAGTTGCTGGTCGTCTCTGTCAAATATACCAGGTTGCACTGTAGAGGTGTTGAAGGCAATACTTCAACTAAACATCGATCTGGGGCCTGACTGTTGCAAGGCCATCGTCCATATAGGGAAGAACTGCTGGGCCGAGATATTCGGTTTCCTGCCGTTTAATCCCATGCTCCCATCTGTGATGGAGAAATATTGTTACACCGTTTATGGAATCCACGCTCTTCATTGA